A window of Brachybacterium fresconis contains these coding sequences:
- a CDS encoding 3-oxoacyl-ACP reductase, translated as MTDAYTRFVRSTPGKLLAKQVGLPRPAPLPRRGDRPEPVLGPVVVLGESEGADQIARELLGWGADVRRRFEELRGVGTVIAVLDEITAPADLGRILLPLAGAMRSLAPGARVVTISRPARGEDPGQDAARGGVEGFLRSLAHEMRAGGTANGILAADGVGLTAPGVLGSLRFLLSARSAFVTGQLLRVSSTAGSTTEDRENPLAGRTALVTGAARGIGAAIARTLAADGARLVVLDVPGAGTELSRLANELRAVPIQLDVTAPDAGQRLVAALRDRDQRLDIAVLNAGITRDKMFANMTAERWDPVLAVNIASQISLTDALIEAGGAGETGAVLGDQPRVISLASTSGIAGNRGQTNYAASKAGVIAFVDALAARLESLGGTANAVAPGFIETEMTARMPALTREVARRLNSLQQGGLPVDVAETIAFLASAEAGGLRGETVRVCGQNMVGK; from the coding sequence ATGACCGACGCCTACACCCGTTTCGTCCGTTCCACCCCCGGCAAGCTCCTCGCGAAGCAGGTCGGTCTGCCCCGTCCCGCGCCGCTGCCGCGCCGCGGGGACCGTCCCGAGCCGGTGCTGGGCCCGGTCGTCGTGCTCGGCGAATCCGAGGGCGCGGACCAGATCGCTCGCGAGCTGCTGGGCTGGGGCGCCGACGTGCGCCGCCGCTTCGAGGAGCTGCGCGGCGTCGGCACCGTGATCGCGGTGCTCGACGAGATCACCGCCCCCGCCGACCTCGGCCGCATCCTGCTGCCGCTGGCCGGGGCCATGCGCTCGCTCGCCCCGGGGGCGAGAGTGGTGACGATCTCCCGCCCCGCGCGCGGCGAGGACCCGGGACAGGACGCCGCTCGCGGCGGGGTCGAGGGGTTCCTGCGCTCGCTCGCCCATGAGATGCGCGCCGGCGGGACGGCGAACGGGATCCTCGCCGCCGACGGCGTGGGCCTGACGGCGCCCGGCGTGCTGGGCTCGCTGCGGTTCCTGCTCTCGGCCCGCAGCGCCTTCGTGACCGGTCAGCTGCTGCGCGTCTCCTCGACGGCGGGCTCGACGACCGAGGACCGCGAGAACCCGCTGGCCGGCCGCACCGCCCTGGTCACCGGCGCGGCCCGCGGCATCGGGGCGGCCATCGCCCGCACCCTCGCCGCCGATGGCGCCCGCCTGGTCGTGCTCGACGTGCCCGGCGCGGGCACGGAGCTCTCACGCCTGGCCAATGAGCTGCGCGCCGTGCCGATCCAGCTCGATGTCACCGCGCCGGACGCGGGGCAGCGCCTGGTCGCCGCACTGCGGGACCGGGACCAGAGGCTCGACATCGCGGTGCTGAACGCCGGCATCACCCGCGACAAGATGTTCGCGAACATGACCGCCGAGCGCTGGGACCCGGTGCTCGCCGTGAACATCGCCAGCCAGATCAGCCTCACCGACGCCCTGATCGAGGCCGGTGGGGCGGGAGAGACCGGCGCGGTCCTGGGCGACCAGCCCCGAGTGATCTCGCTGGCCTCCACCAGCGGCATCGCCGGCAACCGCGGACAGACCAACTACGCCGCCTCCAAGGCCGGGGTGATCGCCTTCGTCGACGCCCTCGCCGCCCGCCTCGAGTCCCTCGGCGGCACCGCCAACGCGGTCGCCCCCGGGTTCATCGAGACCGAGATGACCGCACGGATGCCGGCCCTGACCCGCGAGGTGGCGCGTCGGCTGAACTCGCTGCAGCAGGGCGGGCTGCCCGTCGACGTCGCCGAGACGATCGCCTTCCTCGCCTCCGCGGAGGCCGGCGGTCTGCGGGGCGAGACGGTGCGGGTGTGCGGCCAGAACATGGTGGGGAAGTGA
- a CDS encoding MaoC/PaaZ C-terminal domain-containing protein, with protein sequence MSAVRSTPTPTERVRDLADVPSFPAVYAAALDPRSARRGARGEPTLPSIAYRVRGVRLDAERARDFDHLMGGPATDLVHPGVLHVLAFPVSLALMARRDFPFALLGLVHLRNQVLQHRPVRVGERVDVECRVRDLRPHRKGRTFEAVSTILGQDGEILATDVSTYLAKGEGSEAAADGDSSQTERRRRERVAFEAPRPTGRWRLGADTGRRYAAVAGDVNPIHLSGPSAKVFGFPRAIAHGMYTASRAFTEARVDLSRPLRWDVTFDAPVTLPGTVLVAYDDSSAGTVRCTGWRAGSGDKGPRRCFEVEVTSLG encoded by the coding sequence GTGAGCGCGGTGCGGAGCACGCCGACCCCGACGGAACGGGTCCGGGACCTCGCCGACGTGCCGTCGTTCCCGGCGGTGTACGCGGCCGCTCTGGACCCTCGCTCGGCCCGACGCGGCGCCCGGGGGGAGCCGACGCTGCCGAGCATCGCCTACCGGGTCCGCGGCGTGCGCCTGGATGCCGAGCGGGCCCGGGACTTCGACCACCTGATGGGCGGTCCGGCCACGGACCTCGTCCACCCGGGCGTGCTGCACGTGCTGGCCTTCCCGGTCTCGCTGGCCCTGATGGCCCGGCGGGACTTCCCCTTCGCCCTGCTGGGGCTCGTGCACCTGCGCAACCAGGTGCTCCAGCACCGCCCCGTCCGGGTCGGGGAGCGGGTCGACGTCGAATGCCGCGTGCGCGATCTGCGGCCCCACCGCAAGGGCCGCACTTTCGAGGCGGTCTCGACGATCCTCGGCCAGGACGGTGAGATCCTCGCGACCGACGTCTCGACCTACCTGGCCAAGGGGGAGGGTTCCGAGGCCGCGGCCGACGGGGACTCCTCGCAGACGGAGCGCCGTCGCCGGGAGCGCGTCGCCTTCGAGGCCCCGAGGCCGACGGGGCGATGGCGACTGGGCGCCGACACCGGGCGCCGGTATGCCGCGGTCGCGGGCGATGTGAACCCGATCCACCTCTCGGGCCCGAGCGCGAAGGTCTTCGGCTTCCCCCGGGCCATCGCCCACGGGATGTACACCGCCTCGCGCGCCTTCACCGAAGCCCGCGTGGACCTCTCGCGGCCGCTGCGCTGGGACGTCACCTTCGACGCCCCGGTGACGTTGCCGGGCACCGTGCTCGTGGCCTACGACGACAGCTCCGCGGGCACGGTCCGCTGCACCGGCTGGCGCGCCGGATCCGGGGACAAGGGACCGCGGCGCTGCTTCGAGGTCGAGGTCACGTCCCTGGGCTGA